The following are encoded together in the Pectobacterium wasabiae CFBP 3304 genome:
- a CDS encoding lipoprotein — MKKSGWMAATAVLLAFTLSGCNKLTQYTLSEQEVNVYLQKHNDYQKQLGVPGVVDAHIVLTELSSQIGRAEPGKVTLTGNAKVDISSLLGNQAADMKLTLKAQPVFDKAQGAIYLKDMELVDYTVQPEKMQAVMKTLSPYLNQSLKSYFDQKPAYVLNADKSTTESLAKKMAKGIEIKPGQIVILFTD, encoded by the coding sequence ATGAAAAAATCAGGATGGATGGCTGCAACTGCGGTGCTGCTTGCCTTTACGCTCAGCGGCTGTAATAAGCTCACCCAATACACGCTCAGTGAACAGGAAGTGAATGTGTACCTGCAAAAACACAATGATTACCAGAAACAGCTAGGCGTGCCTGGCGTAGTGGATGCACACATCGTTTTAACCGAACTATCCAGCCAGATTGGTCGTGCAGAGCCGGGCAAAGTGACTCTGACGGGTAATGCAAAGGTCGATATCTCTTCCCTTCTGGGTAATCAGGCTGCGGATATGAAGCTTACACTGAAAGCACAGCCGGTATTTGATAAGGCCCAAGGCGCGATTTATCTGAAGGACATGGAACTGGTTGATTACACGGTGCAACCGGAAAAAATGCAGGCGGTGATGAAAACGCTGAGCCCTTACCTCAATCAATCACTAAAAAGCTATTTTGATCAAAAACCGGCTTATGTACTGAATGCAGATAAGAGTACAACAGAATCGCTGGCGAAGAAGATGGCGAAAGGTATCGAAATTAAACCGGGCCAGATCGTTATCCTGTTTACCGACTAA
- the mdtH gene encoding multidrug efflux MFS transporter MdtH — protein sequence MPLMSQARSLGKYFLLLDNMLVVLGFFVVFPLISIRFVDDLGWAALLVGIALGLRQFIQQGLGIFGGAIADRFGAKPMIITGMLLRASGFVFMAIADEPWLLWLSCALSGLGGTLFDPPRTALVIKLIRPQERGRFYSLLMMQDSAGAVIGALIGSWLLQYDFEIVCWAGAVIFVLAAGLNAWLLPAYRISTVRTPIGEGLMRVIRDRRFLMYVLTLTGYYMLAVQVLLMLPIMVNQLAGTPSAVKWMYAIEATLSLTLLYPIARWSEKHFRLEQRLMAGLFIMSVSMFPIGMTTELQTLLMLISLFYIGSIIAEPARETLSASLADSRARGSYMGFSRLGLALGGAIGYSGGGWLFDTGHALNQPELPWFMLGTIGLLTLAALYWQFNQRRIEPAMLGGH from the coding sequence ATGCCTCTGATGTCGCAAGCTCGGAGCTTGGGTAAATATTTTTTATTACTAGATAATATGCTGGTGGTTTTAGGGTTCTTCGTTGTTTTTCCCCTTATTTCCATTCGTTTTGTCGACGATCTCGGCTGGGCTGCATTATTAGTCGGTATCGCCTTGGGATTGCGCCAGTTTATTCAGCAAGGGCTCGGTATTTTCGGCGGGGCTATTGCCGATCGTTTTGGTGCCAAGCCGATGATTATTACCGGGATGCTGCTACGCGCCTCCGGTTTTGTGTTCATGGCAATTGCCGACGAACCCTGGCTGCTCTGGTTGTCTTGTGCGCTATCCGGTCTCGGTGGCACGTTATTCGATCCACCGCGTACCGCGCTGGTGATCAAGCTAATTCGTCCGCAAGAACGCGGTCGTTTCTATTCGCTGCTGATGATGCAAGACAGCGCCGGTGCGGTTATCGGTGCCCTCATCGGCAGTTGGCTGCTTCAGTACGATTTCGAGATTGTCTGCTGGGCGGGGGCCGTCATCTTCGTGCTTGCGGCTGGGTTGAATGCCTGGTTGCTGCCAGCCTATCGCATTTCGACGGTAAGAACGCCGATCGGGGAAGGCCTGATGCGCGTGATTCGCGATCGCCGTTTCCTGATGTACGTATTAACGCTGACGGGCTACTACATGCTGGCCGTGCAAGTGCTGTTGATGCTTCCCATTATGGTCAATCAACTCGCCGGAACACCGTCTGCCGTGAAATGGATGTATGCCATTGAAGCAACGCTGTCGCTGACGCTGCTTTATCCTATCGCCCGCTGGAGCGAGAAACACTTCCGGCTGGAACAACGCCTGATGGCAGGACTTTTTATCATGTCCGTCAGCATGTTTCCGATCGGGATGACGACAGAGCTTCAAACCCTGCTGATGCTTATCAGCCTGTTTTACATTGGCTCGATTATCGCCGAACCCGCGCGTGAAACCTTGAGTGCCTCGCTGGCAGATTCCAGAGCCAGGGGCAGCTATATGGGTTTCAGTCGGCTTGGGTTGGCGCTTGGTGGCGCGATTGGCTATAGCGGCGGCGGCTGGCTGTTTGATACCGGACATGCGCTGAATCAGCCGGAGCTACCGTGGTTCATGCTCGGCACCATCGGGCTCCTGACATTAGCCGCACTGTACTGGCAGTTCAACCAACGTCGCATCGAACCTGCAATGTTAGGTGGTCATTAG
- the rimJ gene encoding ribosomal protein S5-alanine N-acetyltransferase: MFGYRSTPARVQLTTDRLVVRLAHERDAWRLAEYYSENRDFLKPWEPVRDASHCYPSGWQARLSVINDMHKQGSAYYFLLLDPNENEVCGVANFSNVLRGSFHACYLGYSLGQKWQGQGLMYEALQSALRYMQRQQHMHRIMANYMPHNQRSGNLLTRLGFEREGYAKDYLLIDGKWQDHVLTALTNVEWKSPR; the protein is encoded by the coding sequence ATGTTTGGCTATCGTTCAACGCCAGCAAGAGTGCAATTGACAACCGACAGGCTGGTGGTGCGTCTGGCCCATGAACGCGATGCATGGCGTCTGGCTGAATACTATTCTGAGAATCGTGATTTCCTCAAACCGTGGGAACCCGTGAGGGACGCGAGCCATTGTTACCCATCAGGCTGGCAGGCGCGGCTGAGTGTGATTAACGATATGCATAAACAGGGCAGTGCCTATTACTTCCTCCTGTTAGATCCGAATGAAAATGAAGTGTGTGGTGTGGCTAATTTTAGCAACGTGCTACGGGGATCGTTCCACGCCTGCTATCTGGGCTATTCCCTCGGTCAAAAATGGCAGGGGCAGGGGCTGATGTATGAAGCGTTGCAGTCGGCACTGCGTTATATGCAGCGCCAACAGCATATGCATCGCATCATGGCTAACTATATGCCGCATAACCAGCGTAGTGGGAACTTATTGACGCGTTTGGGTTTTGAACGCGAAGGTTATGCGAAGGACTATCTGCTCATTGATGGCAAATGGCAGGATCATGTATTAACCGCGCTGACTAACGTCGAGTGGAAATCTCCGCGTTAA
- a CDS encoding YceH family protein, translated as MKYQLDAREARVIGCMLEKQITTPDQYPMSLNGITTACNQKTNREPVMELSESEVQQTLDLLVKKHFLRTLSGFGNRVVKYEHRFCNSEFGDLKLSPAEVALVTTLLLRGSQTPGELRTRAARLYDFSDVGEAESTLEQLQRRDDGPFVVRLAREAGKRESRYQHLFSGEVSDIAAPEEESASDNSPPLTERVEALEKEVAELKRQLAALLA; from the coding sequence ATGAAATACCAATTGGATGCTCGTGAAGCCCGCGTGATCGGTTGTATGCTGGAAAAACAGATCACCACACCGGATCAATACCCTATGTCGTTAAACGGCATCACCACGGCTTGCAATCAGAAAACCAACCGTGAGCCAGTGATGGAGTTGAGCGAAAGCGAGGTGCAACAAACACTGGATTTGCTCGTGAAGAAGCATTTCCTGCGCACGCTCAGTGGCTTTGGTAACCGAGTTGTGAAGTACGAACATCGTTTTTGTAATTCTGAATTTGGCGACCTGAAACTCTCCCCTGCGGAGGTGGCGCTGGTGACGACGCTGCTACTGCGTGGCTCACAGACACCGGGCGAGCTGCGCACGCGTGCTGCCCGACTGTATGATTTTTCAGATGTCGGCGAAGCTGAGTCCACCCTTGAACAACTGCAACGGCGTGATGACGGGCCGTTTGTGGTAAGGCTCGCACGAGAAGCGGGTAAACGAGAAAGCCGCTATCAGCATCTTTTCAGCGGTGAGGTTAGTGATATAGCGGCCCCTGAGGAGGAAAGCGCGAGCGACAATTCGCCTCCGCTTACCGAACGGGTTGAGGCGTTAGAAAAAGAGGTCGCTGAACTCAAACGCCAGCTTGCCGCGCTGTTAGCGTAA
- a CDS encoding Gfo/Idh/MocA family protein — protein MKPQLPSVERVAESTVSTRRPRIGVVGLGSIAQKAYLPILSQAERWELVGAYSPDQQKTQRICQHYRMTSFSALDELASHCDAVFVHSSTASHFSVVSQLLKAGVDVYVDKPLAETLEQAEALVELAEQQQKILMVGFNRRFAPCYQQLKQRLNQPASLRMDKHRIDSVGPQDVRFTLLDDYLHVVDTALWLAGSDARLVDGVLHANADGQLLYAEHHFQSGNCQVTTSMHRQAGSQREWVQAVAKGNLYQVDEMRAWREDREGMTFTPAVPSWQTTLEQRGFVGAVHHFMTAIEQRKPAETSGNQALLSQRMIEELLRKS, from the coding sequence ATGAAGCCCCAACTACCCTCCGTGGAACGCGTCGCAGAATCTACCGTATCTACCCGACGCCCGCGCATTGGTGTCGTCGGGCTGGGATCTATCGCGCAGAAAGCCTATTTGCCGATTCTCAGCCAGGCTGAGCGCTGGGAACTGGTTGGTGCCTATTCTCCCGACCAGCAAAAAACGCAGCGGATTTGCCAACACTATCGGATGACGAGCTTTTCTGCGTTGGATGAGTTGGCATCGCACTGCGATGCGGTTTTCGTTCATAGCAGTACTGCCAGCCATTTCTCTGTTGTGAGCCAACTGCTTAAGGCGGGTGTTGATGTCTATGTGGATAAACCGCTGGCAGAGACACTGGAGCAGGCGGAAGCGCTGGTTGAATTGGCAGAGCAACAACAAAAAATTTTGATGGTCGGCTTTAATCGCCGTTTCGCACCCTGTTATCAGCAGCTAAAACAGCGGTTAAATCAACCTGCTTCTCTGCGCATGGATAAACATCGTATTGATAGCGTCGGGCCGCAGGATGTGCGTTTTACCTTACTGGACGACTATCTACACGTGGTGGATACCGCGCTCTGGCTAGCGGGAAGTGATGCTCGATTGGTTGATGGTGTTCTGCATGCCAATGCGGACGGCCAATTGCTGTATGCCGAGCACCATTTTCAGAGCGGAAACTGTCAGGTGACGACCAGCATGCATCGTCAGGCCGGTAGCCAGCGGGAATGGGTTCAGGCTGTTGCTAAGGGGAACCTATATCAAGTCGATGAGATGCGCGCATGGCGTGAAGATCGTGAAGGGATGACGTTCACCCCAGCGGTGCCATCCTGGCAAACTACGCTAGAACAACGTGGGTTTGTCGGTGCAGTGCATCATTTCATGACGGCGATTGAGCAACGGAAACCAGCGGAAACATCAGGTAATCAGGCGTTACTATCCCAGCGTATGATTGAGGAATTGCTGAGAAAAAGCTGA
- the murJ gene encoding murein biosynthesis integral membrane protein MurJ: protein MNLLKSLAAVSSMTMLSRVLGFVRDAIVARIFGAGMATDAFFVAFKLPNLLRRIFAEGAFSQAFVPILAEYKSQQGDEATRTFLAYVSGMLTLILALVTVAGMVAAPWVIMVTAPGFAATPERFELTSNLLRVTFPYILLISLTSMVGSVLNTWNRFSVPAFAPTLLNVSMIGFSLFAAPYFNPPVMALAWAVLVGGLLQLGYQLPHLKKIGMLVLPRLKWRDPSVWRVMKLMGPAVLGVSVSQISLIINTIFASFLSEGAVSWMYYADRLMEFPSGVLGVALGTILLPSLAKSFASGNHDEYSRLMDWGLRLCFLLALPSAVALGILAKPLTVSLFQYGKFSAFDALMTQRALVAYSVGLMGLIVVKVLVPGFYSRQDIKTPVKIAMVTLILTQIMNLIFIGPLQHAGLALSIGLASCLNAGLLYWQLRKQDIFQPLPGWRGFLVRLLAAVIVMSLVLLGMLWWMPAWDDGNMTVRILRLLLVVVAGAGSYFATLALLGFRPRDFARRSV, encoded by the coding sequence ATGAATTTACTTAAATCACTGGCTGCCGTCAGTTCCATGACCATGTTATCGCGCGTGTTAGGGTTTGTGCGCGATGCTATCGTCGCCCGCATTTTTGGTGCAGGTATGGCGACGGATGCCTTCTTTGTGGCGTTCAAACTCCCCAACCTGCTTCGCCGTATTTTCGCAGAAGGTGCATTCTCACAGGCGTTCGTGCCTATTCTGGCCGAATATAAAAGCCAGCAGGGCGACGAAGCCACGCGAACATTCCTTGCTTATGTTTCCGGCATGCTGACGCTGATTCTGGCGTTGGTCACCGTGGCGGGGATGGTCGCTGCTCCGTGGGTCATTATGGTTACCGCCCCCGGTTTTGCCGCGACGCCTGAGCGCTTTGAGCTGACATCGAACCTATTAAGAGTCACGTTTCCCTATATCCTGCTGATCTCTCTGACCTCCATGGTCGGTTCGGTGCTGAACACCTGGAACCGTTTCTCGGTGCCAGCATTTGCGCCGACGCTGCTTAACGTCAGCATGATTGGTTTCTCTCTGTTTGCCGCGCCGTATTTTAATCCTCCCGTGATGGCACTGGCCTGGGCGGTATTGGTTGGCGGTTTACTGCAACTTGGCTATCAACTGCCGCATCTGAAAAAGATTGGCATGCTGGTGTTGCCGCGCCTGAAATGGCGTGATCCGAGCGTCTGGCGAGTCATGAAGTTGATGGGGCCTGCGGTTTTAGGCGTGTCGGTGAGCCAGATTTCGCTGATCATCAACACCATTTTTGCGTCTTTCCTCAGCGAAGGCGCCGTATCATGGATGTATTACGCCGATCGTCTGATGGAATTTCCTTCCGGCGTGTTGGGGGTGGCGTTAGGGACGATCTTACTCCCGTCATTGGCAAAAAGTTTTGCCAGTGGCAATCATGATGAATACTCCCGCCTGATGGATTGGGGGCTCCGTCTGTGTTTTCTACTGGCGCTGCCGAGCGCGGTAGCACTAGGTATTTTGGCCAAACCGTTAACAGTGTCGCTGTTCCAGTACGGCAAATTTAGCGCTTTTGATGCGCTGATGACCCAGCGCGCGCTGGTTGCCTACTCGGTTGGATTGATGGGGTTGATAGTCGTCAAAGTCTTGGTGCCCGGCTTTTATTCCCGACAGGACATCAAGACGCCAGTAAAAATCGCGATGGTCACGCTGATTCTGACGCAAATTATGAACCTGATCTTTATCGGTCCGCTGCAACATGCGGGGCTGGCGCTGTCCATCGGCCTGGCTTCTTGCCTGAATGCAGGATTGTTGTACTGGCAACTACGTAAGCAGGATATTTTCCAACCCCTACCGGGTTGGCGGGGTTTTCTGGTTCGCCTGCTGGCAGCAGTGATCGTGATGTCGTTGGTTTTACTGGGGATGCTGTGGTGGATGCCCGCGTGGGATGACGGCAATATGACGGTGCGGATCCTGCGCTTGCTGCTGGTGGTGGTCGCGGGGGCAGGTTCCTATTTTGCCACGCTGGCGCTGTTGGGGTTCCGACCTCGGGATTTCGCCCGCCGTAGCGTGTAA
- the argS gene encoding arginine--tRNA ligase has protein sequence MNIQALLSEKVSQALTAAGAPADSEAQIRQSAKAQFGDYQANGVMAVAKKLGMPPRQLAEKVVQLLALEGIAEKTEIAGPGFINIFLDKQWVASQVENALNAPKLGLTPVEPQTIVIDYSAPNVAKEMHVGHLRSTIIGDAAARTLAFLGHNVIRANHVGDWGTQFGMLIAYLEKMQNESANEMDLSDLEAFYREAKKHYDEDADFAERARGYVVKLQGGDEYCRQMWRKLVDITMAQNQINYERLNVTLTTQDVMGESLYNNMLPGIVADLKAKGLAVESEGATVVFLDEYKNKEGEPMGVIIQKKDGGYLYTTTDIACAKYRYETLNADRVLYYIDSRQHQHLMQAWTIVRKAGYVPDSVSLEHHMFGMMLGKDGKPFKTRAGGTIKLSELLDEAYDRALKLIAEKNPQMERDELEALAKVVSIGAIKYADLSKSRTTDYVFDWDNMLAFEGNTAPYMQYAYTRVASIFKRAGIQEDTLTQPITLNDEREFALATRLLQFEETITSVAREGTPHVMCSYLYDLAGLFSGFYEHCPILNAETDDVRQSRLRLALLTAKTLKQGLDTLGIETVEKM, from the coding sequence GTGAATATTCAGGCTCTTCTCTCCGAAAAAGTCAGCCAGGCGTTAACCGCCGCAGGCGCGCCAGCAGACAGCGAAGCTCAGATCCGTCAGTCGGCAAAAGCACAGTTTGGTGATTACCAGGCCAATGGCGTCATGGCCGTGGCAAAGAAACTGGGCATGCCGCCGCGACAATTGGCTGAAAAAGTCGTCCAACTTTTGGCGCTGGAGGGCATTGCGGAAAAAACAGAAATCGCAGGCCCGGGATTTATTAACATTTTTCTCGATAAGCAGTGGGTTGCGAGCCAGGTTGAAAACGCCCTGAATGCACCAAAACTAGGTTTAACGCCCGTTGAGCCACAAACGATCGTGATTGACTACTCCGCCCCCAACGTCGCGAAGGAAATGCACGTCGGCCACCTGCGCTCAACCATTATTGGTGATGCTGCCGCCCGCACGTTGGCATTTTTAGGCCACAACGTTATTCGCGCTAACCACGTCGGCGATTGGGGTACACAGTTCGGCATGCTGATTGCTTACCTCGAAAAAATGCAAAACGAAAGTGCCAACGAGATGGACCTGTCCGATCTTGAAGCATTTTATCGTGAAGCAAAGAAACACTACGACGAAGATGCTGATTTCGCTGAGCGCGCACGCGGTTACGTGGTGAAATTACAGGGTGGTGATGAATATTGCCGTCAGATGTGGCGCAAACTCGTCGATATCACCATGGCGCAGAACCAGATCAACTATGAACGCCTTAATGTCACCCTGACCACGCAGGATGTGATGGGTGAAAGCCTGTATAACAACATGCTGCCAGGCATCGTTGCCGATCTGAAAGCAAAAGGTTTAGCGGTTGAAAGCGAAGGCGCAACGGTGGTTTTCCTTGATGAATATAAAAACAAGGAAGGCGAACCGATGGGCGTCATTATCCAGAAAAAGGATGGCGGCTACCTCTACACCACGACAGATATCGCCTGTGCCAAATACCGTTATGAAACCCTGAACGCCGATCGTGTGCTTTATTACATCGATTCTCGCCAGCACCAGCATTTGATGCAAGCCTGGACCATCGTGCGTAAAGCGGGCTACGTGCCTGATTCTGTCAGCCTGGAACACCATATGTTTGGCATGATGTTGGGCAAAGATGGTAAGCCATTCAAAACACGTGCAGGTGGAACAATCAAACTGTCCGAACTGTTGGACGAAGCCTACGATCGCGCACTGAAACTCATCGCGGAAAAAAATCCACAGATGGAACGCGATGAGTTAGAAGCGTTGGCGAAAGTGGTTTCTATCGGTGCGATTAAATACGCCGATCTGTCGAAGAGTCGTACCACAGACTACGTTTTTGATTGGGATAACATGCTGGCGTTTGAAGGCAACACGGCACCGTATATGCAATACGCTTATACCCGTGTCGCGTCCATTTTCAAGCGTGCGGGAATACAGGAAGACACCTTAACGCAGCCGATTACGCTGAATGATGAGCGCGAATTTGCGCTTGCCACACGCCTACTGCAATTTGAAGAAACCATCACCTCCGTCGCCCGTGAAGGCACACCGCATGTGATGTGTAGCTACCTGTACGATCTGGCCGGCCTGTTCTCTGGTTTCTACGAGCACTGCCCAATTCTCAATGCCGAAACTGACGACGTGCGCCAGAGCCGTCTGAGACTCGCGCTGCTTACGGCCAAAACGTTGAAGCAGGGTCTGGATACGCTGGGTATCGAAACCGTCGAGAAGATGTAA